One segment of Salvelinus fontinalis isolate EN_2023a chromosome 12, ASM2944872v1, whole genome shotgun sequence DNA contains the following:
- the mrpl54 gene encoding 39S ribosomal protein L54, mitochondrial: MNVKDMHGGHLCYPLPQERMAGYGLFCSTMRIKCFATNTPVRFCMSNLLYRIPTCGYAKKVAAKGKGKGMVKDVLKGPEVCKDPVKLTSHAVGVNIFKQGDDPALKPAEEYPEWLFRLQLGPPKNVHELEPDSHEYWKVLRKEHMLRFNRLHKGKKL; the protein is encoded by the exons ATGAATGTCAAAGACATGCATGGTGGCCATTTGTGTTATCCCTTACCGCAAGAAAGGATGGCAGGGTACGGATTATTCTGCTCTACAATGAGAATTAAATGCTTTGCGACCAATACGCCTGTGAGATTTTGTATGAGTAACCTGTTGTATAGAATTCCGACGTGTGGATATGCAAAGAAAGTTG cTGCCAAAGGGAAGGGCAAGGGCATGGTGAAAGATGTGCTGAAGGGACCGGAGGTGTGTAAGGACCCTGTGAAGCTCACCTCTCACGCTGTTGGAGTCAACATTTTTAAGCAAGGAGACGACCCTGCACTGAAACCTGCCGAGGAGTACCCAGAGTG GCTGTTCCGGTTGCAGCTGGgtccccctaagaatgtccatGAGCTGGAGCCAGATAGCCATGAGTACTGGAAGGTCCTGAGGAAGGAGCACATGTTGCGCTTTAACAGGTTACACAAAGGGAAGAAGCTGTAG
- the LOC129867290 gene encoding protein FAM32A-like, with protein MRLKVVCQPPYKSTEEEDDESTTTKMSDQYATVQKGSLKLKGIGVVSAGKKKKKKDKEKKRLEQQINTNRNEEEETKSGYIDKRTPAQIAFDKMQEKRQMERILNKAEKTHKRRVEDFNRHLDSLTEHYDIPKVSWTK; from the exons atgcgCCTTAAAGTTgtttgccaaccgccatataaatccacagaagaagaagacgaCGAATCCACAACAACAAAGATGTCGGATCAATACGCCACCGTTCAGAAAGGCTCCCTGAAATTGAAAGGGATTGGAGTTGTGTCCGCTGGTAAAAA aaaGAAGAAGAAGGACAAAGAGAAGAAGCGTTTGGAGCAGCAAATTAATACAAATCGAaacgaagaggaggagaccaaGAGTGGATACATTGACAAAAGAACACCAGCTCAAATTGCATTTGACAAGATGCAAGAGAAGAGG CAAATGGAGAGGATTTTGAACAAAGCAGAAAAAACTCACAAGAGGAGAGTTGAG GATTTCAACCGTCACCTGGACAGCCTGACAGAACATTACGATATTCCTAAAGTCAGCTGGACCAAATGA